Proteins encoded by one window of Microtus pennsylvanicus isolate mMicPen1 chromosome 18, mMicPen1.hap1, whole genome shotgun sequence:
- the Lrrc32 gene encoding transforming growth factor beta activator LRRC32, which translates to MSHQLLLLPAMLTLGLAISQHRDQLPCRTVNKEALCQGLGLLQVPSVLSLDIRALSLSSNRLQSILVSPLGFYTALRHLDLSVNEISFLQPGVFQALPHLEHLNLAHNRLAMSVALNSGSLGRLPLLASLDLSGNSLYDSLVERLLGEAPSLHTLSLAENSLTRLARHTFRGTPALEQLDLHSNILMDIEEGAFKAVPHLTHLNLSRNSLTCISDFSLQQLQVLDLSCNSIEAFQTAPEPQAQFQLVWLDLRENKLLHFPDLASFPRLSYLNVSNNLIRLPAGLPQDSEDLHAPSEGWSASLLSNPSRNTSTKPLSQLLNLDLSYNEIDLVPAGFLEHLISLRFLNLSRNCLQSFEARRVGSLPCLVLLDLSHNVLEALELGTKALGSLKTLLLQDNALHELPPYTFASLASLQRLNLGGNQVSPCGGRAEPGPPGCVDFSGIPTLRVLNMAGNSMEMLRAGSFLHTPLTELDLSDNPGLDVATGALVGLEASLEVLELQGNGLNVLKVDLPCFRHLKLLNLSENRLSHLPAWTQAVSLEVLDLRNNSFSLLPGNAMGGLETSLRRLYLQGNPLSCCGNGWLATQLHQGRVDVDATRDLTCRFDSQEEVPLSRVSPKDCGKGGFKNINLIIILTFTLVSAIVLTTLATCCFLRRQKFSQQYKA; encoded by the exons ATGAGCCACCAGCTCCTGCTACTCCCGGCCATGCTGACTCTGGGCCTGGCTATCTCTCAGCACCGGGACCAATTGCCCTGCAGGACG GTGAACAAGGAGGCCTTGTGCCAGGGCCTTGGCCTCCTTCAGGTCCCCTCTGTGCTCTCACTGGACATCCGAGCTCTCTCCTTGTCTAGCAACAGGCTACAGAGTATCCTGGTCTCCCCCTTGGGCTTCTACACGGCACTTCGTCACCTGGACTTAAGCGTCAATGAGATCAGCTTCCTCCAGCCAGGAGTCTTCCAGGCCCTGCCCCACCTAGAACACCTCAACCTAGCCCACAACCGGCTCGCCATGAGCGTGGCACTGAACAGCGGCAGTCTGGGCCGCTTgccccttctggcctccctggaccTCTCCGGGAACAGTCTGTATGACAGTCTGGTGGAGCGGCTGTTGGGTGAGGCCCCGAGCCTGCACACTCTCTCCCTGGCAGAGAACAGCCTCACTCGCCTGGCACGCCACACCTTCCGGGGCACGCCAGCCCTGGAGCAGCTGGACCTCCACAGCAACATACTGATGGACATCGAGGAGGGTGCCTTCAAGGCCGTGCCCCACTTAACCCACCTCAATCTCTCCAGGAATTCCCTCACCTGCATCTCAGACTTCAGCCTCCAACAGCTACAGGTACTTGACCTAAGCTGCAACAGTATCGAGGCATTCCAGACAGCCCCAGAACCCCAGGCCCAGTTCCAGCTGGTCTGGCTCGACCTTCGGGAGAACAAGCTGCTCCACTTTCCTGACCTGGCCTCATTCCCAAGACTTAGCTACCTAAACGTATCCAACAATCTCATCCGGCTCCCGGCGGGGTTGCCCCAGGACAGTGAGGACCTCCATGCACCCTCTGAGGGCTGGTCAGCCTCTCTACTATCCAACCCCAGCCGGAACACCAGCACCAAACCCCTCTCTCAGCTCCTGAACCTAGATCTGAGTTACAATGAGATCGATCTGGTTCCTGCCGGCTTTCTTGAACATCTGATCTCCCTGCGCTTCCTTAACCTCAGCCGAAACTGCCTGCAATCCTTTGAGGCCCGGCGCGTgggctccctgccctgcctggtgCTTTTGGACTTGAGCCACAATGTGCTGGAAGCGTTGGAACTGGGCACCAAAGCCTTGGGGTCCCTGAAGACATTGCTCCTGCAGGACAATGCCCTGCACGAACTGCCACCCTATACCTTTGCCAGCCTAGCCAGCCTGCAGAGACTCAACCTAGGGGGAAATCAGGTCAGTCCCTGTGGGGGCCGAGCAGAACCAGGTCCCCCAGGCTGTGTGGATTTCTCTGGGATCCCCACCCTTCGTGTTCTGAACATGGCAGGGAACTCAATGGAGATGCTCAGGGCCGGCAGCTTTCTCCACACCCCACTTACTGAGCTGGACCTCTCTGACAACCCTGGCCTGGATGTGGCCACTGGAGCCTTGGTGGGCCTAGAGGCATCCTTGGAGGTACTGGAACTTCAGGGCAACGGGCTGAACGTCTTGAAGGTGGACCTGCCATGTTTCCGCCACCTCAAGCTCCTTAACCTTTCTGAAAACCGCCTTAGTCACCTGCCCGCCTGGACACAGGCTGTATCCCTGGAGGTGCTGGATCTGCGGAACAACAGCTTCAGCCTCTTGCCAGGTAATGCCATGGGTGGCCTGGAGACTAGCCTCCGGCGCCTGTACCTGCAGGGAAATCCGCTCAGCTGCTGCGGCAATGGCTGGCTGGCAACTCAGCTACACCAGGGACGGGTAGACGTGGACGCTACTCGGGACCTCACCTGCCGCTTTGACTCCCAGGAGGAGGTGCCCCTGAGCCGCGTGAGTCCCAAGGATTGTGGGAAGGGTGGGTTCAAGAACATCaacctcatcatcatcctcaccttCACACTGGTCTCTGCCATCGTCCTCACCACGCTGGCCACCTGCTGCTTCCTCCGCAGGCAGAAGTTCAGTCAACAGTACAAAGCCTGA